Proteins found in one Sporosarcina sp. FSL K6-3457 genomic segment:
- a CDS encoding WG repeat-containing protein: protein MENNFRKFLTMILAMTLIITVMPFNAYADTEAGEFSYTEIITPTYEDGRTFSEGLAAVKRGNKWGYINEFGEVVIDFQYDHAHSFSEGKALVEKHIKEDGYVRRYYYIITPDNKSIQLKYGNRDHDYFDVEIYDTTFYNGYILVPADTPNGRFVFDEYGQAFDDSAFLPTEGTLAKYNYYRTLDEEYVILYEELGFRGARPFNQGMAPVRFEDPKDKNGHYWSFLKKDGTLWSGSKFYDFHIRDIRKSNQVFTDYSLASLMNSEGKWGAVNKEGETILPFKYEQLRAFSEGVAAFSKNGKFGFIDIHGNEVIKPQFDDASAFVNGLAVVRQGKTAYIIDKQGNKVKGSETIPVDAYFVEEVDEESGEVQHIVYSPGEYIVIKENNKFGIGKINYTEKITEITGVSLDHTELELEEGEAAKLLATVSPIDATNKNLTWSSSNEEVAVVDAYGKVTAQSIGETTITVTTEDGKYTATSEVIVRESTSEPDPYEGYKIWDDLLGHDSINHSWTIKLNMNVDENTVDDLSVYIIDKDNNKLDFIHSKTENSGIYGSILLRNNGSFKTGEDYWIIIEDTVRSIDGKRLDKGLKAQFKIK, encoded by the coding sequence GTGGAAAATAATTTTAGAAAGTTTTTAACAATGATTTTAGCAATGACATTAATTATTACCGTAATGCCATTCAATGCATATGCAGATACAGAAGCAGGTGAATTTTCTTATACTGAAATCATTACACCTACATATGAAGATGGAAGAACTTTTTCAGAAGGGTTAGCTGCAGTAAAACGTGGTAATAAGTGGGGATACATTAATGAGTTCGGGGAAGTTGTAATTGATTTCCAGTATGATCATGCACATAGCTTTTCAGAAGGAAAGGCTTTAGTTGAAAAACATATAAAAGAAGATGGTTATGTCAGACGTTATTATTATATTATTACACCGGATAACAAGTCTATACAGTTAAAATATGGAAATAGGGATCACGATTATTTTGACGTGGAGATTTATGATACGACTTTTTACAACGGATACATTCTAGTCCCGGCAGATACTCCTAATGGGAGATTTGTTTTTGATGAATATGGTCAGGCTTTCGATGATTCTGCATTTTTGCCAACAGAAGGAACTCTAGCAAAGTATAATTATTATAGAACTTTAGACGAAGAATATGTGATCTTATACGAAGAACTTGGATTTAGAGGCGCACGTCCGTTTAACCAAGGGATGGCACCTGTCCGCTTTGAAGATCCGAAAGATAAAAATGGACATTATTGGAGCTTTTTAAAGAAAGACGGCACACTATGGTCAGGCTCGAAATTTTATGATTTTCATATTCGTGACATCCGTAAATCAAATCAGGTATTTACTGATTACTCATTAGCTAGTTTAATGAATTCAGAAGGAAAGTGGGGAGCCGTAAACAAAGAGGGTGAGACGATACTTCCTTTTAAATATGAACAATTAAGAGCATTTAGTGAGGGCGTTGCTGCATTCTCAAAGAATGGAAAGTTTGGTTTTATTGATATACATGGAAATGAAGTCATTAAACCACAATTTGATGATGCTTCTGCATTTGTTAATGGACTAGCTGTCGTTCGCCAAGGAAAGACGGCATATATTATTGATAAGCAGGGGAACAAGGTAAAAGGTTCAGAAACTATACCAGTAGACGCCTATTTTGTTGAAGAAGTGGATGAAGAAAGTGGTGAAGTTCAGCATATAGTATACAGCCCAGGGGAATATATTGTTATAAAAGAAAATAATAAATTCGGAATTGGTAAAATCAACTATACTGAAAAAATTACAGAAATAACGGGAGTAAGTTTAGATCATACAGAATTAGAGCTAGAAGAAGGAGAAGCGGCAAAATTACTAGCAACGGTCTCTCCAATTGATGCAACAAATAAAAATTTAACTTGGTCAAGTAGCAATGAAGAAGTAGCAGTGGTAGATGCCTATGGTAAAGTAACAGCACAATCAATAGGAGAAACAACCATAACTGTTACAACAGAAGATGGAAAATATACAGCTACGAGTGAAGTAATAGTAAGGGAATCAACATCAGAACCTGACCCTTATGAAGGATATAAAATATGGGATGATCTATTAGGACATGATTCAATAAATCATAGTTGGACAATCAAATTAAATATGAATGTTGATGAAAATACGGTGGATGATTTAAGTGTATATATTATTGATAAAGATAATAATAAATTAGATTTTATTCATTCAAAAACTGAAAATAGTGGGATCTATGGTTCTATACTATTGAGAAATAATGGAAGTTTTAAAACGGGTGAAGATTATTGGATAATCATTGAAGATACTGTACGATCTATTGATGGAAAAAGGCTAGATAAAGGATTGAAGGCTCAATTTAAGATTAAGTAG
- a CDS encoding RNA-binding domain-containing protein codes for MKNTEDILDLLDRLDNHIADDFESQDLDFKQWNERSSEENIKKMITYAVCMANGGGGSVVFGVADKVKGKDYSIVGVPEGLPADDFQKRIYERTSPHLTPVFEKLVYHEKQLLIMHVYPGMPPYTTSDGSASIRLGKDCVPFTGELRRKMMDSSGQMDFTAEVIFEDWKKHFSPSAMERIREIMQRERVDPRLLAMEDEELLRSIGAFKGEYLTKGSLLLVGKSESIAQFVPQHKWSFRKMISDMDYTHRHDGTEAIPIALHELERYIAVDNPVVTVESGLVHPEFSTYPTIALREALLNAFGHRDYRMNGTMLLKQYRDKLILTNPGVFIGGITPKNILHHPPVARNDHLMDLLDRLKLVNRSNLGVSRIFSSLLMEGKEPPSYREVGANIELTFVASPLKEGFINLIKQVVDEGNYVDVDHLLILQYLIRHEQIDVSTAAEVSQRSPEQARELLSVMSGDFNLLDSIGSGRGRYYTLSRRAYELMEDNMRYERQQLLDREAMKIRILTILKTRNLSNKEIRQLTGLTSKQVQRLIKEMETDGVIVTGKGPATKYVLEK; via the coding sequence TTGAAAAATACAGAAGATATACTCGATTTGCTAGATCGACTGGATAATCATATTGCGGATGATTTTGAATCGCAGGATTTAGATTTTAAACAATGGAATGAAAGAAGCAGTGAAGAAAACATCAAGAAGATGATTACGTATGCTGTTTGTATGGCCAATGGTGGAGGTGGGAGTGTTGTTTTTGGCGTTGCTGACAAAGTAAAAGGTAAGGATTATTCTATTGTAGGTGTCCCAGAAGGATTGCCAGCGGATGATTTCCAAAAAAGAATTTATGAACGGACAAGTCCGCATCTCACACCTGTTTTTGAAAAGTTAGTCTATCACGAGAAGCAGCTTCTCATCATGCACGTCTATCCTGGTATGCCTCCATACACGACTTCAGATGGATCTGCATCTATTCGTTTGGGCAAGGATTGTGTTCCATTTACAGGCGAACTGAGAAGAAAAATGATGGATTCTTCAGGTCAAATGGATTTTACTGCTGAGGTCATATTCGAGGATTGGAAAAAGCATTTTTCTCCATCTGCGATGGAACGGATACGTGAAATTATGCAAAGGGAACGGGTCGATCCTAGGCTTCTTGCGATGGAAGATGAGGAACTTCTTCGTTCTATCGGTGCATTCAAGGGAGAATACCTTACAAAGGGTTCCTTGTTACTGGTGGGGAAATCGGAAAGTATAGCCCAATTTGTGCCGCAACATAAATGGTCTTTCCGGAAGATGATAAGTGATATGGATTATACTCATAGGCACGATGGGACAGAGGCTATACCCATTGCTTTACATGAGCTTGAACGGTATATCGCTGTTGATAATCCAGTGGTTACGGTTGAATCAGGCCTAGTTCATCCAGAGTTCAGCACTTACCCGACAATTGCACTAAGGGAAGCCCTATTGAACGCATTTGGCCATCGGGATTACAGAATGAATGGAACTATGTTGCTAAAACAATATCGAGATAAACTTATTTTGACTAACCCTGGTGTATTCATCGGTGGAATTACGCCTAAAAATATCCTTCATCATCCGCCAGTCGCCCGAAACGATCATTTGATGGATTTATTGGATCGATTAAAATTAGTGAATAGGTCCAATTTGGGCGTTTCACGAATCTTTAGTTCCTTATTGATGGAAGGGAAAGAACCACCTTCTTATCGGGAAGTTGGTGCAAACATCGAGTTGACGTTTGTTGCTTCCCCGCTAAAAGAAGGGTTCATCAATCTGATTAAACAAGTTGTTGATGAAGGAAACTATGTAGATGTGGATCATTTGCTAATCCTTCAATACTTGATTAGACATGAACAAATTGATGTTTCAACTGCTGCCGAAGTTTCTCAAAGGAGTCCAGAACAAGCACGTGAGCTATTGAGTGTCATGTCCGGTGATTTCAATCTGTTGGATTCGATTGGTAGCGGTCGTGGTAGGTATTACACATTGTCCCGAAGAGCGTATGAATTGATGGAAGATAATATGCGTTACGAACGACAACAATTGTTGGATAGGGAAGCTATGAAAATTAGGATATTGACAATCTTAAAGACACGTAATTTGAGCAATAAAGAAATACGTCAACTAACAGGTTTGACAAGTAAACAAGTTCAGCGTCTCATAAAAGAAATGGAGACTGACGGTGTCATTGTTACTGGAAAAGGTCCGGCAACGAAATATGTTTTGGAAAAGTAA
- a CDS encoding ATP-binding protein produces MRGIFQSDSRLFLLRLVAALVVGLVVSYAIVSPAKSLKFQSEKGVLDLSNVRVSENLVKIQGEWEFYWRELLSPTDIHNHLAKDEVSSRLISIPNSWLGYRLDGKQLDGTGFATYRLVIKLGEDNQNERLALRIPTIFHSYKLWVNGELLSEVGVVGQDRSSARPHLATKLVFFQPENDTVELVIQVANFHHKRGGMTKTIELGGSDIITANTHLKIATEMFVTASLLVIGVYHLLLYTLRRKDKAPLYFGLFTLMFGIRSLLVGELLLTQLFPAFPWGVQFKIEYLILSSGGYMIMMYAKIIFPNTVSRWFHRSVRLVTGTLCVIILMTPALVFTKLLTVIGIVVVSLTVYLMIGLVREARKETEGALTFLLVSIVALVTIANDFLYYSEWSRIGNTSPIGLLVFTSAQMILISSRFTKTAANEEKVTRELQDANHQLIELNTNLEKTVQERTHALSITHDELQTSYNRLLDSEQGRKKLLSYITHDLRMPLSSMLGYVELVQDGIRPERNEQYLTYIQENTIKITRMIEDLSFLSHLETGQISYRMEAVSVLQFLSGFYEQYELVVRDAGVDFILDIGDMEDQGPNFPIIEADAYRLEQALFNLLSNALKFTPTGGLIRITLIEDRMNDANYVVIGIQDSGTGIPSDQLEQIFERNYRYHRLGAKREMEGSGLGLAICREIIQAHGGAVRAESDGETGAALYVSLPCLLNEGRKVTGW; encoded by the coding sequence ATGAGGGGGATTTTTCAATCTGACTCTAGATTATTTTTACTACGCTTAGTTGCTGCCCTTGTTGTTGGCCTAGTTGTAAGCTATGCTATCGTCTCTCCAGCAAAATCACTAAAATTTCAAAGTGAAAAAGGTGTATTAGATTTATCAAATGTTCGTGTTTCGGAAAATTTAGTAAAGATACAAGGGGAATGGGAGTTTTATTGGAGAGAACTACTGTCGCCTACGGATATACATAATCACTTAGCAAAAGACGAGGTTAGTAGCCGTTTGATTAGTATTCCGAACTCCTGGCTAGGCTATCGGCTCGATGGGAAACAACTAGACGGCACAGGATTTGCAACTTACCGATTGGTTATCAAACTTGGCGAGGATAACCAGAATGAAAGGCTTGCACTGCGGATACCTACCATCTTTCATTCATATAAGTTATGGGTGAATGGTGAGTTGCTGTCAGAAGTTGGTGTTGTCGGTCAGGATCGAAGTAGTGCCAGGCCGCATCTAGCAACAAAGTTGGTTTTCTTCCAACCCGAGAATGATACTGTGGAACTAGTTATACAAGTAGCCAATTTTCATCATAAACGGGGCGGTATGACCAAAACGATAGAGTTGGGTGGCAGTGATATCATTACAGCCAACACCCATTTGAAAATTGCGACTGAAATGTTTGTGACGGCAAGTTTACTTGTCATTGGTGTTTATCACTTATTATTATATACATTAAGGCGTAAAGATAAGGCTCCTCTCTATTTTGGTCTATTTACTTTAATGTTCGGTATTCGGTCATTGTTAGTAGGTGAGCTTTTACTCACACAATTGTTTCCTGCTTTTCCGTGGGGTGTGCAGTTCAAAATCGAATACCTCATTCTTTCCAGTGGCGGCTACATGATTATGATGTATGCGAAGATTATCTTTCCGAATACCGTGTCGCGCTGGTTTCATCGTAGCGTACGGCTAGTAACGGGCACATTATGTGTCATTATTTTGATGACCCCTGCCCTTGTCTTTACAAAATTATTAACCGTCATCGGGATTGTTGTCGTTTCACTGACGGTCTATTTGATGATTGGTTTGGTTCGGGAGGCTAGGAAAGAGACGGAAGGGGCACTGACTTTTCTGTTGGTATCGATCGTTGCTTTAGTGACAATCGCCAATGATTTTCTTTATTACAGCGAATGGTCACGAATCGGTAATACGTCCCCTATTGGTCTATTGGTGTTTACTAGCGCACAGATGATACTGATTTCTTCAAGATTTACAAAAACAGCTGCGAATGAAGAAAAAGTAACGCGTGAATTACAAGACGCCAACCATCAGTTAATCGAATTAAATACGAACTTAGAAAAAACTGTCCAAGAGCGTACACATGCCTTATCTATCACGCATGATGAACTTCAAACGTCGTATAATCGCTTGTTGGATTCCGAGCAAGGAAGGAAGAAGTTACTTTCTTATATTACGCATGACCTACGTATGCCGTTGTCTAGTATGCTTGGATATGTCGAGCTTGTGCAGGATGGGATTCGACCGGAACGCAATGAACAATACTTGACGTATATTCAAGAAAACACTATCAAGATTACGCGTATGATTGAGGATTTATCTTTCTTGTCGCATTTAGAGACGGGACAAATTTCGTATCGAATGGAAGCAGTTAGTGTGCTTCAGTTTTTGAGTGGGTTCTATGAACAGTATGAGTTAGTTGTGCGTGATGCAGGGGTGGATTTCATATTAGATATAGGTGATATGGAAGACCAAGGACCTAATTTCCCCATTATCGAAGCTGACGCATACCGATTAGAGCAAGCCTTATTTAATCTATTATCGAATGCACTAAAATTTACGCCTACTGGAGGGCTGATACGAATTACATTAATTGAGGATAGGATGAATGACGCAAATTATGTAGTCATTGGTATACAGGATTCTGGAACGGGTATACCTTCAGATCAACTTGAGCAAATTTTTGAACGTAACTATAGGTATCATCGTCTGGGTGCTAAGAGAGAAATGGAAGGCAGTGGGCTTGGGTTGGCAATTTGTAGGGAAATTATACAAGCGCATGGTGGGGCAGTTCGAGCTGAGAGTGATGGCGAGACAGGGGCGGCATTGTACGTATCACTCCCTTGTCTATTAAATGAAGGAAGGAAAGTGACTGGGTGGTGA
- a CDS encoding response regulator transcription factor produces the protein MSNPKIMIVDDDPHICEIIQVYCEKEGFISACSYNGVEALELVRTFEPDLIVLDVLLGNENGIDWCTEARSYTNVPIVFLSSCEADEVKINALSYGGDDYVTKPFSPGVLMAKIKAHLRRTAIGRRNQLLELYGLTIDFHAQSVNTSSGTVFLSKKEFSLLSYMAQNVNRVLSVDMLFQSIWGMQSLEDTRTVAVHISNLRKKIEDDPADPRWIITVRGKGYMLVANSTS, from the coding sequence GTGAGTAATCCTAAAATAATGATTGTTGATGATGACCCACATATTTGTGAAATTATACAGGTATATTGTGAAAAAGAAGGTTTCATATCCGCTTGTAGTTATAATGGTGTAGAAGCATTGGAACTAGTCAGAACTTTCGAACCAGATTTAATTGTACTAGATGTACTACTGGGCAATGAAAACGGGATAGATTGGTGTACGGAGGCACGCAGTTATACGAATGTACCTATCGTATTTTTAAGTAGTTGTGAGGCAGACGAGGTGAAAATTAATGCATTATCCTATGGCGGCGATGATTATGTGACCAAGCCATTCAGTCCAGGCGTACTTATGGCGAAGATTAAGGCACATCTTCGTAGAACGGCAATAGGTAGAAGGAATCAATTGTTGGAGTTGTATGGATTGACAATAGATTTCCATGCACAGTCCGTTAATACAAGTAGTGGAACCGTATTTTTGTCGAAAAAAGAGTTTAGTTTACTTTCTTATATGGCGCAAAACGTTAATCGTGTACTCAGTGTAGACATGTTATTTCAGTCTATATGGGGAATGCAAAGTCTAGAAGATACGAGAACGGTCGCCGTACATATTAGTAATCTACGTAAAAAAATTGAGGATGATCCAGCTGATCCTAGGTGGATTATTACGGTTCGGGGAAAAGGATATATGTTGGTTGCAAACAGTACATCGTAA